One Panthera leo isolate Ple1 chromosome B1, P.leo_Ple1_pat1.1, whole genome shotgun sequence DNA window includes the following coding sequences:
- the LOC122218700 gene encoding transmembrane emp24 domain-containing protein 11 isoform X2, whose translation MTPPRLPSSHLGGRRSRRSQRKPLPLIRTTQAAARITGVVTLSPTGTFRIQQWDTRRHDFLESAPGLGMFVTVTTYNDEVLLSKLYGPQGTFYFTSHSPGEHIICLESNSTRLVSFGGSKLRIHLEIRVGQHDLDAAAAQAKDKVNEVSFKLERLIEQIEQIVKEQNYQRDREENFRMTSEDTNSNVLWWAFAQTLIFIAIGIFQMKHLKDFFIAKKLV comes from the exons ATGACACCCCCCcgcctgccctcctcccaccttgGGGGCCGCAGATCGAGGCGAAGCCAACGGAAACCACTCCCACTCATTCGGACAACTCAGGCGGCCGCCAGGATCACTGGCGTCGTGACGCTGAGCCCCACTG GGACTTTCAGGATCCAGCAATGGGACACACGCAGACACGACTTCCTCGAGTCGGCTCCGGGTCTGGGAATGTTTGTGACTGTTACAACCTACAATGATGAG GTGTTATTGTCCAAGTTATATGGCCCACAGGGAACATTCTATTTTACTTCACATTCACCTGGCGAACACATCATTTGCTTGGAATCTAACTCTACAAGGCTTGTGTCATTTGGAGGGAGTAAGCTG CGGATTCACTTAGAGATCCGAGTTGGACAACACGACCTTGATGCAGCCGCTGCTCAAGCGAAGGACAAAGTTAATGAAGTTAGCTTCAAGCTGGAACGTCTAATTGAGCAAATTGAGCAAATAGTCAAAGAACAAAACTATCAAAGG GACCGTGAAGAAAATTTTCGAATGACCAGCGAAGATACAAACAGCAATGTGTTATGGTGGGCTTTTGCACAAACATTAATCTTCATCGCAATTGgaattttccaaatgaaacaCCTTAAAGACTTCTTTATAGCTAAGAAACTTGTTTAA
- the LOC122218700 gene encoding transmembrane emp24 domain-containing protein 11 isoform X1: protein MEDERPLSSALVIEPFQGERYPEMPTLTFIFGLYFSLSAAFYFHAGEREEKCIIEDIPSDTLLTGTFRIQQWDTRRHDFLESAPGLGMFVTVTTYNDEVLLSKLYGPQGTFYFTSHSPGEHIICLESNSTRLVSFGGSKLRIHLEIRVGQHDLDAAAAQAKDKVNEVSFKLERLIEQIEQIVKEQNYQRDREENFRMTSEDTNSNVLWWAFAQTLIFIAIGIFQMKHLKDFFIAKKLV from the exons ATGGAAGACGAGCGCCCACTGAGCAGCGCACTTGTGATCGAGCCGTTTCAAGGAGAGCGCTACCCAGAGATGCCGACGTTAACATTTATTTTCGGTTTGTACTTTTCACTCTCGGCGGCTTTTTATTTCCACGCGGGGGAACGAGAGGAGAAGTGCATAATAGAAGACATTCCCAGTGACACCCTGCTGACAG GGACTTTCAGGATCCAGCAATGGGACACACGCAGACACGACTTCCTCGAGTCGGCTCCGGGTCTGGGAATGTTTGTGACTGTTACAACCTACAATGATGAG GTGTTATTGTCCAAGTTATATGGCCCACAGGGAACATTCTATTTTACTTCACATTCACCTGGCGAACACATCATTTGCTTGGAATCTAACTCTACAAGGCTTGTGTCATTTGGAGGGAGTAAGCTG CGGATTCACTTAGAGATCCGAGTTGGACAACACGACCTTGATGCAGCCGCTGCTCAAGCGAAGGACAAAGTTAATGAAGTTAGCTTCAAGCTGGAACGTCTAATTGAGCAAATTGAGCAAATAGTCAAAGAACAAAACTATCAAAGG GACCGTGAAGAAAATTTTCGAATGACCAGCGAAGATACAAACAGCAATGTGTTATGGTGGGCTTTTGCACAAACATTAATCTTCATCGCAATTGgaattttccaaatgaaacaCCTTAAAGACTTCTTTATAGCTAAGAAACTTGTTTAA
- the LOC122218700 gene encoding transmembrane emp24 domain-containing protein 11 isoform X3, with the protein MEDERPLSSALVIEPFQGERYPEMPTLTFIFGLYFSLSAAFYFHAGEREEKCIIEDIPSDTLLTGTFRIQQWDTRRHDFLESAPGLGMFVTVTTYNDERIHLEIRVGQHDLDAAAAQAKDKVNEVSFKLERLIEQIEQIVKEQNYQRDREENFRMTSEDTNSNVLWWAFAQTLIFIAIGIFQMKHLKDFFIAKKLV; encoded by the exons ATGGAAGACGAGCGCCCACTGAGCAGCGCACTTGTGATCGAGCCGTTTCAAGGAGAGCGCTACCCAGAGATGCCGACGTTAACATTTATTTTCGGTTTGTACTTTTCACTCTCGGCGGCTTTTTATTTCCACGCGGGGGAACGAGAGGAGAAGTGCATAATAGAAGACATTCCCAGTGACACCCTGCTGACAG GGACTTTCAGGATCCAGCAATGGGACACACGCAGACACGACTTCCTCGAGTCGGCTCCGGGTCTGGGAATGTTTGTGACTGTTACAACCTACAATGATGAG CGGATTCACTTAGAGATCCGAGTTGGACAACACGACCTTGATGCAGCCGCTGCTCAAGCGAAGGACAAAGTTAATGAAGTTAGCTTCAAGCTGGAACGTCTAATTGAGCAAATTGAGCAAATAGTCAAAGAACAAAACTATCAAAGG GACCGTGAAGAAAATTTTCGAATGACCAGCGAAGATACAAACAGCAATGTGTTATGGTGGGCTTTTGCACAAACATTAATCTTCATCGCAATTGgaattttccaaatgaaacaCCTTAAAGACTTCTTTATAGCTAAGAAACTTGTTTAA